CCTGGTGTCCTGCGGTTCGACGGGAGCCCAGGTAGCCAGCTCGATCCTCCACCTGGGACGTCTGCCCGGAGTGGAGCGGCCGGCCATCGCCGTGGCCTTCCCCGGCACTCACGGGTGGGGGGTTCTGATTGACGCCGGAGCCAACTCCCAGAACAGGCCCAGCCACCTCGTCGGTTTCGCCGTCATGGGAACCCTCTATCTCCGGCACATCTTCGGGGTCAAGAATCCTCGGGTCGGCCTGGTATCCATCGGCGAGGAAGCCGCCAAGGGCAACGAGCTGGTTGTGGAAGCCCACCGGCTCCTGAGTAAGACCCCGGGCATCAACTTCATCGGCATGGTCGAGGGGCGAGGCGTTTATACCGGCGGGGCGGATGTCCTGGTCTGCGACGGTTTCGTCGGGAACGTGCTGCTGAAGTTCTCCGAATCGGCGTCGCGCTGGGTGGTTCACCACCTCCGCGAGGGCATGCGGGGCCGGCCCCTGGTCACCCTGGGTGGTCTTTTGATGAAACCGGCCTTCCGCCACTTCCGCCGCGTGGCCGATCCCAGCTCCATCGGCGGAGCGCCGCTTCTCGGCGTGAGGGGCACGAGCATCATCGCCCACGGTTCCTCCGACGCAGAGGCGGTGATGAACGCCCTGAAGATGGCCCGCCGTCTGGTGGACGAAAAGGTGAACGAGAAAATCACCGCGAATCTGCAACTCGACCCCCACGGGGAGTAGAGGGATCCATGGCAGGCGTTCCGACTCTGCTCATCGGTGCCGGTGGACACGCCAAGGTGCTGGCGGATATAATCCACCTCACACCCGGCTTGGTCCTGGTTGCCGTTCTCGACGACGATCCGGCCAAACGGGGCTCGAAACTGGGCGGGGTGGAGATTCTCGGTCCCACGGGGCTGATGCGTGAGCGTCCCAGGGGGGTCGAGGCTTGTGTGGTCGGCATCGGGCGCAACTCTATCCGGGCGCGGTTTTTCGATGAAGCCCGTTCCCTGGGCTACGCGCTGCCGGCGGTTGTGCACCCCGACTCCGTGATCGCCGCCGACGTGGTAATCCCCGACGGGCTCTGCGTCATGGCGTGTGCGGTCGTGAATCCGGGCAGCGAGCTGGGGGTGGACGTCGTACTAAACACCCATTCCTCGGTGGATCATGACAACCGTATCGGCGATCACGCCCACCTCCATCCCGGGGCGGTCCTGGCCGGGGGCGTGGAGGTGGGGGCGTACACTTACATCGGCACCAACGCAACGGTGAATCCCTATCTCAAGGTCGGCGCCCGCTCCATGGTCGGCAGCGGCGCCGTCGTAACCGAGAACATCCCGGACGGGGTCGTGGCCATGGGCGTACCGGCCAGAATCGTCCGCGCCTGGGATGGGGTTTAACAAAACGGGGTTAGACATGGCACGTGGCGCGGGTATCATCGGAGTGGGGGCCTACCTTCCCGAGAAGGTGCTCAACAACTTCGATCTCGAGAAGATTGTGGACACCTCGGACGAGTGGATCAAGACGCGGACCGGCATGTGGGAGCGGCACATCGCCGCCGACAACGAAGCCTCCAGCGACATGGCCTTCGCCGCTTCCCAGGCCGCCCTGGAGATGTCCGGTCTGGACCCCCTGGCCCTGAACGCCATCATCGTGGCGACGGTGACACCGGATTACATGTTCCCCGCCACGGCCTGCCTTTTGCAGGACCGTCTGGGGGCGAGAAATGCCGGCGGTTTTGACCTGAGCGCCGGTTGCGCCGGTTTCGCCTCGGCGCTCTCCGTCGCGGACGCCTACATCCGTTCCGAAATCATGGAGAACGTCCTGGTTGTCGGGGTGGAGTTACTGACCCGAATCACGGACTGGACCGACCGCGACACCTGCGTGCTCTTCGGCGACGGCGCCGGAGCGGTTGTCGTCTCGCCGGTTGATGAGGGGGAGGGCATCCTGGCCCACTTCCTCAAGGCCGACGGTGGCAGCGGCATGCACCTCTGGCAACCCGGCGGCGGTTCCCGCAACCCCGCGACACACGAGACCGTGGACAAGCGGATGCACTACGTCCGCATGTCCGGTCAGGACGTGTTCAAGGGCGGCGTGCGCGCCATGGTCGAGGGCGCCCAGGAGGTGCTCAAGAAGGCCGGCTACACAGAGGAGGACGTGGATCTCCTCGTCCCCCATCAGGCCAACCTGCGGATCATCGAGGCGGTGCGCAAACGGCTCGACATCCCCCCCGAGCGCGCCTTCGTGAACATCCAGCGGCAGGCGAACACCTCGGCCGCCACCCTCCCCATCTGCTTCGAGGAGGCATACCGCACGGGCCGGCTCAAGAGGGGGGACCTGGTCTGTACCACCACCTTCGGGGCGGGTTTCGCCTGGGCCGCCAACCTCCTGCGCTGGTGCATCTGATCCCGTCGTTTTGCACTCCAGAAGCCCCGGCGCACCGGGGCTTTTTGCGGCTGCGGCATCACAGTCGAGCCGGGGTGTTACCTCGTTTCATTCCGAGCCTCCGCCGACCGGGTCCGCTCCTCGTCCCGATTGACCCGGTGGGACGTAACTGGTAAGCTGAACCGGTGGCCGGCGGGTGTTCAAACAGAGGTGGCCGATGCATATGGCGAATTCAGAGCCCACG
This genomic window from bacterium contains:
- the plsX gene encoding phosphate acyltransferase PlsX — encoded protein: MSEKAEVVATASPIALDVMGGDDAPGAQIDGAGLALRAGIGPVTLVGQAEEVEEELRRRNVPPGTFSIVHAAETVAMDESPTYALKRKRDASIAVATRLVRDGKACALVSCGSTGAQVASSILHLGRLPGVERPAIAVAFPGTHGWGVLIDAGANSQNRPSHLVGFAVMGTLYLRHIFGVKNPRVGLVSIGEEAAKGNELVVEAHRLLSKTPGINFIGMVEGRGVYTGGADVLVCDGFVGNVLLKFSESASRWVVHHLREGMRGRPLVTLGGLLMKPAFRHFRRVADPSSIGGAPLLGVRGTSIIAHGSSDAEAVMNALKMARRLVDEKVNEKITANLQLDPHGE
- a CDS encoding acetyltransferase, with protein sequence MAGVPTLLIGAGGHAKVLADIIHLTPGLVLVAVLDDDPAKRGSKLGGVEILGPTGLMRERPRGVEACVVGIGRNSIRARFFDEARSLGYALPAVVHPDSVIAADVVIPDGLCVMACAVVNPGSELGVDVVLNTHSSVDHDNRIGDHAHLHPGAVLAGGVEVGAYTYIGTNATVNPYLKVGARSMVGSGAVVTENIPDGVVAMGVPARIVRAWDGV
- a CDS encoding ketoacyl-ACP synthase III, which codes for MARGAGIIGVGAYLPEKVLNNFDLEKIVDTSDEWIKTRTGMWERHIAADNEASSDMAFAASQAALEMSGLDPLALNAIIVATVTPDYMFPATACLLQDRLGARNAGGFDLSAGCAGFASALSVADAYIRSEIMENVLVVGVELLTRITDWTDRDTCVLFGDGAGAVVVSPVDEGEGILAHFLKADGGSGMHLWQPGGGSRNPATHETVDKRMHYVRMSGQDVFKGGVRAMVEGAQEVLKKAGYTEEDVDLLVPHQANLRIIEAVRKRLDIPPERAFVNIQRQANTSAATLPICFEEAYRTGRLKRGDLVCTTTFGAGFAWAANLLRWCI